In Calditrichota bacterium, the DNA window CAGGGAGCAGCCTGGAGAATGAGGCGTTCATGCAAACTTTTCTCACCGGCGAAGCCTACGAAGGGCTTGCCGCTTTTCTTGAGAAGCGGGCGCCGGTGTGGAAGCAAAGCTGACCCGGCACGCCTCTTGGCCTCTTGTGCAGGCGATTCGCCCCCAAGAAGGTAAGAATCTGTTAGCCGCCAAATCGGACGAGTTTTCTCGGCTTGCCGAGCCAGAAGCCCGGCCACGGCCACGACCCCACCCGCAGGCTAAACGCAACGTCCGGCTCCACCCTACCCCTCTGCCCGGACTGTCGTGTTTGTTACTCGGCAGGGGCGAAGATGAAGACTGTGACTGTCTTGTCGTTCCCCCCCATGTTGATGCTCATGCCATACCGGCGCCCTGAGCGAAGTTTCACTTGGCACTGCCCGGCGTTGTTGGTCAGTTGACGCCAGAGATCTACCACCTGTCGTACGCCCGTACCCCCGGTGTAGTGGCCAAAGCCGATGAGCCCCCCGGTGGTGTTGCAGGCAACGGTGCCGCCGAGGCGCGTTTCGCCGCCGGCGACGAAGTCAGGCGCTTCCCCTGGTCCCACGAATCCCGCGGCCTCCAGGGAAAGGAGGCCGCTGATGGTGAAGCAGTCATGGACTTCACACACACCGATGTCGCTGGCCTGGAGCCCGGCCATCCTATAGGCCTTTTCAACGGCAGCCCGGGTGGTGGTCAGTTCTGTCAACTCTGGCGGCGCAGCGGTGATGTCGTTCTCAGCCACACCCATGCCAAGCAGTCGCACGGCCTGCGCGCGCGGGATGCCCAGTCGGGCCAAACCTTCCTCGGAGGCGAGCACAATGGCCGAGGCACCATCGGAGACTTTGGAACAGTCGTAGATGTTTAGGTTGGGCAGGAAAGCTTTGGGATTGGGAGGGGTCATGCCCAGAGCGAAAAGGTCTTCGGCTCGGTTGTGGTACTCCTGGGCCTTCGGCTCGCGCCGCGCATTCTCGACGGCCTGCGCATACCACATGGCCATGGCTCGCCTGGTGCGTTCTTGCCCGAAGCGGGCAAAGTAGGCGGCGGCGCGTTCGTCGAACTTTGCCGGAAAGAAGAACGCATGCCCCGCCTTTCGCTCGCCCGCATAGTGGGCTGCCCCGGCCAGGATGTCCGACCCGTACACCGCCTTGACCGTGTTCTGTACCTCGACACCGATCACCAAGACAACCTCGGCAGTCTCCGCCAAGATGCTCTTGATACCGGTGTACACCGCCAAGCCTCCCGAGGCGCACGCTCCTTCGGTGCGCGTACACGGCTTGAAACGCAGCGCTTCGTCAACCGCGGGCAGGAAAGCCGCCAAGTGCCCCTGGCGGCAGAAGCGGGCTGCCATGAAGTTACCAATAACTGCCTCATCGATGAACTCGGCTGAGCCAATCTGTTGGATGGCCCCGCGCCCGGCCTCCAGGATATAGTGCTCAATGCCCGGACGTGGCTTTTTGGGATGGAATTCGTTTCGACCGGGTCCC includes these proteins:
- a CDS encoding 3-ketoacyl-CoA thiolase; the encoded protein is MNKLRRAVFATAGYNTISMGPGRNEFHPKKPRPGIEHYILEAGRGAIQQIGSAEFIDEAVIGNFMAARFCRQGHLAAFLPAVDEALRFKPCTRTEGACASGGLAVYTGIKSILAETAEVVLVIGVEVQNTVKAVYGSDILAGAAHYAGERKAGHAFFFPAKFDERAAAYFARFGQERTRRAMAMWYAQAVENARREPKAQEYHNRAEDLFALGMTPPNPKAFLPNLNIYDCSKVSDGASAIVLASEEGLARLGIPRAQAVRLLGMGVAENDITAAPPELTELTTTRAAVEKAYRMAGLQASDIGVCEVHDCFTISGLLSLEAAGFVGPGEAPDFVAGGETRLGGTVACNTTGGLIGFGHYTGGTGVRQVVDLWRQLTNNAGQCQVKLRSGRRYGMSINMGGNDKTVTVFIFAPAE